A region of Piscinibacter gummiphilus DNA encodes the following proteins:
- the aceE gene encoding pyruvate dehydrogenase (acetyl-transferring), homodimeric type, whose protein sequence is MSALPESFLGASANDADSQETREWLDALSALIETEGGDRAHFLLEQLIDHARQVGIDMPFSATTAYVNTIPADQEERCPGNLEMEERLRAYMRWNAMAMVVRANRLHPADGGDLGGHISSFASLATMFGAGFNHFWHGATEDHGGDLLYIQGHSSPGIYARAFMEGRITEEQLNNFRQEVDGKGISSYPHPKLMPEFWQFPTVSMGLGPLMAIYQARFLKYLHARGIADTSKRKVWVFCGDGEMDEPESLGAIGLAAREKLDNLIFVVNCNLQRLDGPVRGNGKIIQELEGEFRGSGWNVIKLLWGSYWDPLLARDKDELLRKVMMDTLDGDYQAFKANDGAFVRKNFFGRHPKLLEMVAKMSDDDIWRLNRGGHDPQKVYAAYHRAVNHKGQPTVLLIKTVKGFGMGKIGEGKNTAHQTKKMVDEDVKIFRDRFNIPIPDDKIAEVPFYKPADDTPEMRYLHERRKALGGYLPQRRPKADESFTIPALDTFKATLEPTAEGREISTTQAYVRFLTQLLRDKDLGPRTVPILVDEARTFGMEGLFRQIGIYNPQGQLYTPVDKDQVMYYREDKAGQILQEGINEAGGMSSWIAAATSYATNNRVMIPFYVYYSMFGFQRIGDLAWAAGDMQARGFLLGGTSGRTTLNGEGLQHEDGHSHILAGTIPNCISYDPTFAHEVGVILHHGLKRMVEKQENVFFYLTLLNENYAMPGLTAGTEEQIIKGMYLLQAGAKKTPRVNLLGSGTILRESIAAKEMLEKEWGVAANVWSCPSFNELARDGQDCERWNLLHPTDTPRVPFVAQQLEPHAGPVIASTDYMKSYADQIRAFLPKGRTFKVLGTDGFGRSDFRSKLREHFEVNRHYIVVAALKALSEEGTVPAAKVAEAIKKYDIKADKINPLYA, encoded by the coding sequence GAAGAGCGTTGCCCCGGCAACCTCGAGATGGAAGAGCGCCTGCGCGCCTACATGCGCTGGAACGCGATGGCCATGGTGGTGCGCGCGAACCGCCTGCACCCGGCCGACGGCGGCGACCTCGGCGGGCACATCTCGTCGTTCGCCTCGCTGGCCACGATGTTCGGCGCCGGCTTCAACCACTTCTGGCACGGCGCCACCGAAGACCACGGCGGCGACCTGCTCTACATCCAGGGCCACAGCTCCCCCGGCATCTACGCCCGCGCCTTCATGGAAGGCCGCATCACGGAAGAGCAGCTCAACAACTTCCGCCAGGAAGTCGACGGCAAGGGCATCTCGAGCTACCCGCACCCGAAGCTGATGCCCGAGTTCTGGCAGTTCCCGACGGTGTCGATGGGCCTCGGCCCCCTGATGGCCATCTACCAGGCCCGCTTCCTGAAGTACCTGCACGCCCGCGGCATCGCCGACACCTCCAAGCGCAAGGTCTGGGTGTTCTGCGGCGACGGCGAGATGGACGAACCCGAATCGCTCGGCGCCATCGGCCTGGCCGCGCGCGAGAAGCTCGACAACCTGATCTTCGTCGTCAACTGCAACCTGCAGCGCCTCGACGGCCCGGTGCGCGGCAACGGCAAGATCATCCAGGAACTCGAAGGCGAGTTCCGCGGTTCCGGCTGGAACGTCATCAAGCTGCTGTGGGGCAGCTACTGGGACCCGCTGCTCGCCCGCGACAAGGACGAGCTGCTGCGCAAGGTCATGATGGACACGCTCGACGGCGACTACCAGGCCTTCAAGGCCAACGACGGCGCCTTCGTCCGCAAGAACTTCTTCGGCCGCCACCCCAAGCTGCTCGAGATGGTCGCGAAGATGAGCGACGACGACATCTGGCGCCTGAACCGCGGCGGCCATGACCCGCAGAAGGTGTACGCCGCGTACCACCGCGCCGTGAACCACAAGGGCCAGCCCACCGTCCTGCTGATCAAGACCGTCAAGGGCTTCGGCATGGGCAAGATCGGCGAAGGCAAGAACACGGCCCACCAGACCAAGAAGATGGTCGACGAGGACGTGAAGATCTTCCGCGACCGCTTCAACATCCCCATCCCCGACGACAAGATCGCCGAGGTGCCGTTCTACAAGCCGGCCGACGACACGCCCGAGATGCGCTACCTGCACGAGCGCCGCAAGGCCCTCGGCGGCTACCTGCCGCAGCGCCGCCCGAAGGCCGACGAGTCGTTCACCATCCCCGCGCTGGACACGTTCAAGGCCACGCTCGAGCCCACCGCCGAAGGCCGCGAGATCTCGACGACCCAGGCCTACGTGCGCTTCCTGACGCAGCTGCTGCGCGACAAGGACCTCGGCCCCCGCACGGTGCCCATCCTGGTCGACGAAGCCCGCACGTTCGGCATGGAAGGCCTCTTCCGCCAGATCGGCATCTACAACCCGCAGGGCCAGCTCTACACCCCGGTCGACAAGGACCAGGTGATGTACTACCGCGAGGACAAGGCCGGCCAGATCCTGCAGGAAGGCATCAACGAGGCCGGCGGCATGAGCAGCTGGATCGCCGCGGCCACGTCGTACGCGACGAACAACCGCGTGATGATCCCGTTCTACGTCTACTACTCGATGTTCGGGTTCCAGCGCATCGGCGACCTGGCCTGGGCCGCGGGCGACATGCAGGCGCGCGGCTTCCTGCTGGGCGGCACGTCGGGCCGCACCACGCTGAACGGCGAAGGCCTGCAGCACGAGGACGGCCACAGCCACATCCTCGCCGGCACGATCCCGAACTGCATCAGCTACGACCCGACCTTCGCGCACGAAGTGGGCGTGATCCTGCACCATGGCCTGAAGCGCATGGTGGAGAAGCAGGAGAACGTGTTCTTCTACCTGACGCTGCTCAACGAGAACTACGCGATGCCGGGCCTGACCGCCGGCACCGAAGAGCAGATCATCAAGGGCATGTACCTGCTGCAGGCCGGCGCGAAGAAGACGCCGCGCGTGAACCTGCTCGGCAGCGGCACCATCCTGCGCGAATCCATCGCCGCCAAGGAGATGCTCGAGAAGGAATGGGGCGTGGCCGCCAACGTGTGGAGCTGCCCGAGTTTCAACGAACTGGCCCGCGACGGCCAGGACTGCGAACGCTGGAACCTGCTGCACCCCACCGACACGCCGCGCGTGCCGTTCGTCGCGCAGCAGCTCGAGCCGCATGCCGGCCCGGTGATCGCGTCCACCGACTACATGAAGTCGTACGCCGACCAGATCCGCGCGTTCCTGCCGAAGGGCCGCACGTTCAAGGTCCTCGGCACCGACGGCTTCGGCCGCAGCGACTTCCGCAGCAAGCTGCGTGAGCACTTCGAGGTCAACCGCCACTACATCGTGGTCGCGGCGCTCAAGGCCCTGTCCGAGGAGGGCACGGTGCCCGCCGCGAAGGTGGCCGAGGCGATCAAGAAGTACGACATCAAGGCCGACAAGATCAATCCGCTGTACGCCTGA
- a CDS encoding TolC family outer membrane protein has protein sequence MYQRKTALLSALTLAFAGTALAQADDQAALKAAVQKAINANPEVTARFNAYRASADAVDIARAGYYPRLDLSASGGRDRDRIDNRNPETQSINRAGASLTLSQLLWDGLATKNDVGRLGHERLARYFEVVDITEQTALEAARAYYDVLRFRKLVQLAEENFVQHQTAYNQIQSRFKAGVGRGVDLEQAAARVALAESNLNTEISNLYDVSSRYQRLVGEVPPAALPLPAETFKNGLPGNANDAANEAIRRSPAISASIENLRSAEQLVSVRESAFQPRVEARLRSGAGKNFDGVANQRNDSTAEVVLNWNLFNGGADRARVRQQTNLVSQATDLRDKACRDVRQTVAIAYNDTRKLVDQLVYLDRNTLAITKARDAYHQQFNIGQRSLLDLLNSENEVYTAQRSYVNAEYDLSIAYLRTHAATNQLIGRLGVGRDAAPPAPDDAEGWNAGNDAPGRCPAEAVATMTMDSTALRQRAAAATPPSPVLPAASAPTGTTATAATAVPLQRVTEWAAAWQARDINAYLAFYAPTFMPEGSSIDRWRAQRRAVLARPGEIAVLIANPVATAIDATTVETRFRQTFRSNQLTDITDKVLTWRLIDGKWLILRESGR, from the coding sequence ATGTACCAAAGAAAAACGGCCCTGCTTTCCGCCCTCACCCTGGCATTCGCCGGCACCGCGCTCGCGCAGGCCGACGACCAGGCTGCCCTGAAGGCCGCCGTCCAGAAGGCGATCAATGCCAACCCCGAGGTCACTGCCCGCTTCAACGCCTACCGCGCCTCCGCCGACGCCGTCGACATCGCCCGCGCCGGCTACTACCCCCGCCTCGACCTGAGCGCGAGCGGTGGCCGCGACCGCGACCGCATCGACAACCGCAACCCCGAGACCCAGTCGATCAACCGGGCCGGCGCCTCGCTGACGCTGTCGCAGCTGCTGTGGGACGGCCTCGCCACGAAAAACGACGTGGGCCGCCTGGGCCACGAACGCCTCGCCCGCTACTTCGAGGTGGTGGACATCACCGAGCAGACCGCCCTCGAGGCCGCCCGCGCGTACTACGACGTGCTGCGCTTCCGCAAGCTCGTGCAGCTGGCCGAAGAGAACTTCGTCCAGCACCAGACCGCCTACAACCAGATCCAGTCGCGCTTCAAGGCCGGTGTCGGCCGCGGCGTGGACCTGGAACAGGCCGCCGCCCGCGTGGCGCTCGCCGAGTCCAACCTGAACACCGAGATCTCGAACCTGTACGACGTGTCGTCGCGCTACCAGCGCCTCGTGGGCGAGGTGCCGCCGGCCGCACTGCCGCTGCCCGCCGAGACGTTCAAGAACGGCCTGCCCGGCAACGCGAACGATGCCGCCAACGAGGCCATCCGCCGCAGCCCGGCCATCAGCGCCAGCATCGAGAACCTGCGCTCGGCCGAGCAGCTGGTGTCGGTGCGCGAGAGCGCGTTCCAGCCCCGCGTCGAGGCCCGCCTGCGCTCCGGCGCCGGCAAGAACTTCGACGGCGTGGCGAACCAGCGCAACGACTCCACCGCCGAGGTCGTGCTGAACTGGAACCTCTTCAACGGCGGCGCCGACCGCGCCCGCGTGCGCCAGCAGACCAACCTCGTGAGCCAGGCCACCGACCTGCGCGACAAGGCTTGCCGCGACGTGCGCCAGACCGTGGCCATCGCCTACAACGACACGCGCAAGCTCGTCGACCAGCTCGTCTACCTCGACCGCAACACGCTCGCCATCACCAAGGCGCGCGACGCGTACCACCAGCAGTTCAACATCGGGCAGCGCAGCCTGCTCGACCTGCTGAACTCGGAGAACGAGGTCTACACCGCCCAGCGCTCGTACGTGAACGCCGAGTACGACCTGAGCATCGCCTACCTGCGCACGCACGCCGCCACGAACCAGCTGATCGGCCGCCTGGGCGTGGGCCGCGACGCCGCCCCGCCGGCCCCGGACGACGCCGAAGGCTGGAACGCCGGCAACGACGCCCCGGGCCGCTGCCCGGCCGAGGCCGTGGCCACGATGACGATGGACTCGACCGCGCTGCGCCAGCGCGCCGCCGCAGCCACTCCGCCCTCGCCCGTGCTGCCGGCGGCGTCCGCGCCCACCGGCACCACGGCCACCGCCGCCACCGCGGTGCCGCTGCAGCGCGTGACCGAGTGGGCCGCCGCCTGGCAGGCCCGCGACATCAACGCCTACCTCGCGTTCTATGCGCCCACGTTCATGCCGGAAGGCAGCTCGATCGACCGCTGGCGCGCCCAGCGGCGCGCGGTGCTGGCCCGTCCGGGCGAGATCGCGGTGCTGATCGCCAACCCCGTGGCCACGGCCATCGACGCCACCACGGTCGAGACCCGCTTCCGCCAGACGTTCCGCTCGAACCAGCTCACCGACATCACCGACAAGGTGCTGACGTGGCGCCTGATCGATGGGAAGTGGCTGATCCTGCGGGAATCGGGCCGCTGA
- the aceF gene encoding dihydrolipoyllysine-residue acetyltransferase, with amino-acid sequence MALVEVKVPDIGDFKEVEVIELLVKAGDTIKVDQSLVTVESDKASMEIPSSTAGVIKELRVKIGDKVAEGSIVLVLEAAGGAAAPAPAPAAAAPAPAPAQAAAPAPAPAAAGGSRTIELVVPDIGDSKDVSVIEVFIKVGDTLKAEQSVITVESDKASMEIPSSHAGVVKELKIKLGDKVSQGSVLATLEVAGGAPAAAAAAPAPAAASVPAAAPETPSTPVVERVVPTAALPAAEPPPATGRLPHASPSIRKLARELGVPLAEVRGSGLKGRITHADVQNFVKGVMDGSVRTQAQGKAPAAAAAAGGGAFPGLLPWPQVDFTKFGPVERKDLSRIKKISGANLHRNWVVIPHVTNHDDADITELEAFRVQLNKENEKSGVKVTMLAFLIKAMVAALKKFPDFNASLDGEQIVLKQYYHIGFAADTPNGLVVPVLKDADKKGVIQISQEMNALAAKARDGKLTPADMSGGCISISSLGGIGGRYFTPIINAPEVAILGVCRSTTEPVWDGKAFQPRLMLPLSLSWDHRVIDGASAARFNAYLAQILGDFRRVLL; translated from the coding sequence ATGGCATTGGTCGAAGTCAAGGTTCCCGACATTGGGGACTTCAAGGAAGTCGAAGTCATCGAGCTGCTGGTCAAGGCGGGGGACACCATCAAGGTGGACCAGTCGCTGGTGACCGTGGAGAGCGACAAGGCGTCGATGGAGATCCCGTCGAGCACCGCCGGCGTGATCAAGGAACTGCGCGTGAAGATCGGCGACAAGGTCGCCGAGGGCTCGATCGTGCTGGTGCTGGAAGCGGCAGGTGGTGCCGCCGCCCCGGCTCCGGCACCCGCCGCAGCCGCTCCGGCGCCCGCACCCGCTCAAGCCGCCGCACCCGCACCGGCCCCCGCCGCCGCCGGTGGCAGCCGCACCATCGAGCTGGTGGTGCCGGACATCGGTGACAGCAAGGACGTCTCGGTGATCGAGGTGTTCATCAAGGTGGGCGACACGCTGAAGGCCGAGCAGAGCGTGATCACCGTCGAGAGCGACAAGGCCTCGATGGAGATCCCGTCGTCGCACGCCGGGGTGGTCAAGGAACTCAAGATCAAGCTCGGCGACAAGGTCAGCCAGGGCTCGGTGCTGGCCACGCTGGAAGTGGCCGGTGGTGCCCCCGCTGCGGCTGCCGCGGCGCCGGCGCCTGCCGCCGCCTCGGTGCCGGCCGCCGCACCGGAAACCCCGTCGACCCCGGTGGTCGAACGTGTCGTGCCCACGGCCGCGCTGCCCGCCGCCGAACCGCCGCCGGCCACCGGCCGCCTGCCGCACGCGTCGCCCAGCATCCGCAAGCTCGCCCGTGAACTGGGCGTTCCGCTGGCGGAAGTGCGTGGCTCGGGCCTGAAGGGCCGCATCACCCACGCCGACGTGCAGAACTTCGTCAAGGGCGTGATGGACGGCAGCGTGCGCACGCAGGCCCAGGGGAAGGCGCCCGCCGCCGCGGCCGCCGCCGGCGGTGGCGCGTTCCCGGGGCTGCTGCCCTGGCCGCAGGTCGACTTCACGAAGTTCGGCCCGGTCGAGCGCAAGGACCTGTCGCGCATCAAGAAGATCTCGGGCGCGAACCTGCACCGCAACTGGGTCGTGATCCCGCACGTGACGAACCACGACGATGCGGACATCACCGAACTCGAAGCCTTCCGCGTCCAGCTGAACAAGGAGAACGAGAAGTCGGGCGTGAAGGTCACGATGCTCGCGTTCCTGATCAAGGCCATGGTCGCCGCGCTGAAGAAGTTCCCCGACTTCAACGCCTCGCTCGACGGCGAGCAGATCGTGCTGAAGCAGTACTACCACATCGGCTTCGCGGCGGACACGCCGAACGGCCTCGTGGTGCCGGTGCTCAAGGACGCCGACAAGAAGGGCGTGATCCAGATCTCCCAGGAGATGAACGCCCTGGCCGCGAAGGCCCGCGACGGCAAGCTGACCCCGGCCGACATGAGCGGCGGCTGCATCTCGATCTCGTCGCTCGGCGGCATCGGTGGCCGCTACTTCACGCCGATCATCAACGCCCCGGAAGTGGCAATCCTCGGCGTGTGCCGCTCGACGACCGAGCCGGTGTGGGACGGCAAGGCCTTCCAGCCGCGCCTGATGCTGCCGCTCAGCCTGAGCTGGGACCACCGCGTGATCGACGGCGCTTCGGCGGCCCGCTTCAACGCGTACCTCGCGCAGATCCTCGGCGACTTCCGCCGCGTGCTGCTCTAA
- a CDS encoding transglutaminase-like cysteine peptidase, with amino-acid sequence MHLPRTHFAKDGARHLARNVAAWCRRLVVVVLAAGLFAPSVALRAWDVERMAAAARKAGPNAVAGVTALQQTLAAAAALDEPGRLQAVNQFFNRRIVFRDDAAVWGQVDYWASPIETLNQGQGDCEDFAIAKYFSLLALGVPVNRLRLVYVRAQIGGAQGVVQAHMVLAYHPSPEAEPLILDNLIGEIRPASRRPDLAPVFSFNGDGLWQGVGTQTAGDPVARLSRWREVLAKARAEGFQ; translated from the coding sequence GTGCACCTTCCCCGAACCCACTTTGCGAAAGACGGAGCGCGCCACCTGGCGCGGAACGTCGCGGCGTGGTGCCGCCGTCTGGTCGTGGTGGTGCTGGCCGCGGGGCTGTTCGCGCCGTCCGTGGCGTTGCGGGCCTGGGACGTGGAACGCATGGCGGCGGCCGCGCGCAAGGCCGGGCCGAACGCGGTGGCCGGCGTGACGGCGCTGCAGCAGACCCTGGCCGCCGCCGCGGCGCTGGACGAGCCGGGCCGGCTGCAGGCCGTGAACCAGTTCTTCAACCGGCGCATCGTGTTCCGGGATGATGCGGCCGTGTGGGGACAGGTGGACTACTGGGCGAGCCCCATCGAGACCCTGAACCAGGGCCAGGGCGACTGCGAGGACTTCGCCATCGCCAAGTACTTTTCCCTGCTGGCCCTCGGCGTGCCGGTGAACCGCCTGCGGCTCGTGTACGTCCGCGCCCAGATCGGCGGGGCCCAGGGCGTGGTCCAGGCCCACATGGTGCTGGCCTACCATCCGAGTCCGGAGGCCGAGCCGCTGATCCTCGACAACCTGATCGGCGAGATCCGCCCGGCCTCGCGCCGTCCGGACCTGGCGCCGGTTTTCAGTTTCAATGGCGATGGGTTGTGGCAGGGTGTGGGCACCCAGACGGCGGGCGACCCCGTGGCCCGGCTGTCGCGCTGGCGGGAAGTGCTTGCGAAGGCGCGGGCGGAAGGTTTTCAATGA
- the msbA gene encoding lipid A export permease/ATP-binding protein MsbA, with protein sequence MSTLSQRLAALKPYFRGTLWAVALGGLGAAISAACESALAWLMVPLVDGGLKKPPIPWLPDLMPPPYWAIPILLIVIFLVRGIAGFIVDYSLAWTANRGALALRRRLFERVLQSDGALFGERTGSSLTNTVVYEAINGIAQLVSALQTLLKDSFTVVALLITLLLLNWQLTAVILALAPVLAITMRYFSRRMRRITLSSQTAVDRLGYVVEENVLAWRVVRLHGVQRPQAERFETESRSLFRLMLKSTAASATVTPLIQLFTAMALAIIIAVALWQNSQTGGSMGTFVAFITTAIGIATPIRRLTDVSSAVTRGLAALERGQDLIHTSQAESGGTHAVDRTAGHLTFRGVGVRYGAADAPAALTDIDLDVPQGSTVALVGPSGAGKTTLINLLPRFIEPSTGTISLDGVPLKDWSLASLRSQIALVSQDVVLLNGTVRDNVCLSSETPDPARVRAALQASNLLELVDGLPEGLDTLVGHNGTKLSGGQRQRLAIARAIYKDAPIIILDEATSALDSESERLIQQAMDNLMRDRTSIVIAHRLSTIANADKVVVLEAGRVVEQGTQAELLQKNGLFAKLHGIQFGTR encoded by the coding sequence ATGTCCACCTTGTCTCAGCGCCTTGCCGCGCTGAAACCCTATTTCCGAGGCACCCTGTGGGCCGTGGCCCTGGGCGGCCTCGGCGCCGCGATCTCCGCGGCCTGCGAGAGCGCCCTCGCCTGGCTGATGGTGCCGCTGGTCGACGGCGGCCTCAAGAAGCCGCCGATCCCCTGGCTGCCCGACCTGATGCCGCCCCCGTACTGGGCCATTCCCATCCTGCTGATCGTCATCTTCCTGGTGCGGGGCATCGCCGGGTTCATCGTCGACTACTCGCTCGCCTGGACCGCCAACCGCGGTGCCCTGGCCCTGCGGCGTCGCCTGTTCGAGCGCGTGCTCCAGTCCGACGGTGCGCTGTTCGGCGAGCGCACGGGCAGCAGCCTCACGAACACCGTGGTCTACGAGGCGATCAACGGGATCGCCCAGTTGGTGAGCGCCCTCCAGACCCTCCTGAAGGATTCGTTCACAGTCGTCGCGCTGCTCATCACGCTGCTGCTGCTGAACTGGCAGCTCACCGCCGTCATCCTCGCACTGGCACCGGTGCTCGCCATCACCATGCGCTACTTCAGCCGGCGCATGCGGCGCATCACGCTGTCCTCGCAGACCGCGGTGGACCGGCTGGGCTACGTGGTCGAGGAAAACGTGCTTGCGTGGCGCGTGGTGCGGCTGCACGGCGTCCAGCGGCCGCAGGCCGAGCGGTTCGAGACCGAAAGCCGTTCGCTCTTCCGCCTGATGCTCAAGTCGACCGCGGCGTCGGCCACGGTGACGCCGCTGATCCAGCTGTTCACCGCCATGGCGCTCGCCATCATCATCGCGGTGGCGCTGTGGCAGAACAGCCAGACCGGCGGCAGCATGGGCACCTTCGTCGCCTTCATCACCACGGCCATCGGCATCGCCACGCCCATCCGCCGGCTCACCGACGTGTCGAGCGCCGTCACGCGCGGCCTGGCCGCACTGGAACGCGGGCAGGATCTGATCCACACAAGCCAGGCCGAGTCGGGTGGCACCCATGCGGTGGACCGCACCGCCGGCCACCTGACCTTCCGCGGCGTCGGCGTCCGCTACGGCGCAGCGGATGCACCGGCCGCCCTCACCGACATCGACCTCGACGTGCCCCAAGGCAGCACCGTGGCCCTCGTGGGGCCGTCCGGCGCGGGCAAGACCACGCTCATCAACCTGCTGCCCCGTTTCATCGAACCGTCCACCGGCACGATCTCGCTCGACGGCGTGCCGCTCAAGGACTGGAGCCTCGCCTCGCTGCGCTCGCAGATCGCGCTCGTGAGCCAGGACGTGGTGCTGCTCAACGGCACGGTCCGGGACAACGTCTGCCTGAGCAGCGAGACCCCCGATCCGGCGCGCGTGCGCGCCGCGCTGCAGGCGAGCAACCTCCTCGAGCTGGTCGACGGCCTGCCGGAGGGGCTGGACACCCTGGTGGGCCACAACGGCACGAAGCTGTCGGGCGGCCAGCGCCAGCGCCTCGCGATCGCCCGCGCGATCTACAAGGACGCGCCCATCATCATCCTCGACGAGGCCACGTCGGCCCTCGATTCGGAGTCGGAACGCCTGATCCAGCAGGCGATGGACAACCTGATGCGCGACCGCACCAGCATCGTCATCGCGCACCGGCTGTCCACCATCGCCAACGCCGACAAGGTGGTGGTGCTGGAGGCGGGCCGGGTCGTCGAACAAGGCACGCAGGCCGAGTTGCTCCAGAAGAACGGGCTCTTCGCCAAGCTGCACGGCATCCAGTTCGGCACCCGCTGA
- the lpdA gene encoding dihydrolipoyl dehydrogenase: MSLIDIKVPDIGDSKDVAVIELLVKPGDTIKAEQSLITVESDKASMEIPATHAGVVKELKVKLGDKVSEGSLILTLEASGAAAPAPAPAPAPAPAAAAPAPAPAAAPVAASSFGGTADVECDVLVLGAGPGGYSAAFRAADLGQKVVLVERYKTLGGVCLNVGCIPSKALLHVAAVMDEAKHFDALGVAFEAPKVDLDKLRTHKEKVVGKLTNGLNAMAKMRKVTVIQGDGEFADPYHLAVTTADGKKVVKFKNAIIAAGSEAVKLPFLPKDDPRVVTSTGALQLRQLPKRMLVIGGGIIGLEMGTVYSSLGARLDVVEMMDQLMLGADRDMVKVWQKMNAPRFDNIMLKTKTVGAEATKDGIKVTFEGEGAPKEPQLYDLVLQAVGRVPNGKRIGAEKAGVAVGDRGFITVDKQMRTNVPHIFAIGDIVGQPMLAHKAVHEGHVAAEVAAGHKAEFDARVIPSVAYTDPEVAWVGVTEDEAKAKGLKIKKGVLPWNASGRAIANTRDEGFTKLIFDEETHRIIGGGIVGTHAGDLISEVALAIEMGADAVDIGKTIHPHPTLGESVGLAAEAAEGECTDLPPVKR; the protein is encoded by the coding sequence ATGTCGCTCATCGACATCAAGGTGCCGGACATCGGCGACTCCAAGGACGTGGCCGTCATCGAGCTGCTGGTCAAGCCCGGTGACACCATCAAGGCCGAGCAATCGCTGATCACTGTCGAGAGCGACAAGGCCTCGATGGAGATCCCCGCGACACACGCGGGCGTGGTCAAGGAGCTGAAGGTCAAGCTCGGCGACAAGGTCAGCGAAGGGTCGCTGATCCTGACGCTCGAAGCCAGCGGTGCGGCCGCCCCGGCGCCTGCGCCTGCGCCGGCTCCCGCGCCGGCCGCAGCCGCCCCTGCACCGGCCCCCGCGGCAGCGCCCGTCGCGGCCTCGTCGTTCGGCGGCACCGCCGATGTCGAGTGCGACGTGCTGGTGCTGGGCGCCGGCCCCGGCGGCTACTCCGCCGCGTTCCGCGCCGCCGACCTCGGGCAGAAGGTGGTGCTCGTCGAGCGCTACAAGACGCTCGGCGGCGTGTGCCTGAACGTGGGCTGCATCCCGTCCAAGGCGCTGCTGCACGTGGCCGCCGTGATGGACGAGGCCAAGCACTTCGACGCGCTGGGCGTGGCGTTCGAGGCCCCGAAGGTGGACCTCGACAAGCTGCGCACGCACAAGGAGAAGGTGGTGGGCAAGCTCACCAACGGCCTGAACGCGATGGCGAAGATGCGCAAGGTCACGGTGATCCAGGGCGACGGCGAGTTCGCCGACCCGTACCACCTCGCGGTGACCACGGCCGACGGCAAGAAGGTCGTCAAGTTCAAGAACGCCATCATCGCGGCGGGCTCCGAGGCCGTGAAGCTGCCGTTCCTGCCGAAGGACGACCCGCGCGTGGTGACGTCCACCGGCGCGCTGCAGCTGCGCCAGCTGCCCAAGCGCATGCTGGTGATCGGCGGCGGCATCATCGGCCTCGAGATGGGCACGGTGTACAGCAGCCTCGGCGCGCGCCTCGACGTGGTCGAGATGATGGACCAGCTGATGCTGGGTGCCGACCGCGACATGGTCAAGGTGTGGCAGAAGATGAACGCGCCGCGCTTCGACAACATCATGCTGAAGACGAAGACCGTCGGGGCCGAGGCCACGAAGGACGGCATCAAGGTCACGTTCGAAGGCGAGGGCGCTCCGAAGGAGCCTCAGCTGTACGACCTCGTGCTGCAGGCCGTGGGCCGCGTGCCCAACGGCAAGCGCATCGGTGCCGAGAAGGCCGGCGTGGCCGTGGGCGACCGCGGCTTCATCACGGTCGACAAGCAGATGCGCACCAACGTGCCGCACATCTTCGCCATCGGCGACATCGTGGGCCAGCCCATGCTCGCCCACAAGGCGGTGCACGAAGGCCACGTGGCGGCGGAAGTCGCGGCCGGCCACAAGGCCGAGTTCGACGCCCGCGTGATCCCGAGCGTCGCCTACACCGACCCCGAGGTGGCGTGGGTGGGCGTGACGGAGGACGAGGCGAAGGCCAAGGGCCTGAAGATCAAGAAGGGCGTGCTGCCCTGGAACGCGTCGGGCCGCGCCATCGCGAACACGCGCGACGAGGGCTTCACGAAGCTGATCTTCGACGAGGAAACGCACCGCATCATCGGCGGCGGCATCGTCGGCACGCATGCCGGGGACCTGATCTCGGAAGTGGCGCTGGCCATCGAGATGGGCGCCGACGCGGTGGACATCGGCAAGACGATCCACCCGCACCCGACGCTCGGCGAGAGCGTGGGCCTCGCCGCGGAAGCGGCCGAGGGCGAGTGCACGGACCTGCCGCCGGTCAAGCGCTGA